From one Perca fluviatilis chromosome 10, GENO_Pfluv_1.0, whole genome shotgun sequence genomic stretch:
- the LOC120567193 gene encoding protocadherin beta-16-like: MACGITPYSRCVKWRFGCGQNWKLLFFVFYLNHMVSGHIRYSIPEEMKKGSLIGNVAQDLGLDLKSLRSGRARIVTGESIQYTELKTDKGILVVKERIDREQICGDVTPCSFSFDVILENPMELHQITVEITDINDNSPTFKRNSINFEISEIANTGARFPLTSAEDPDVGVNGLREYFLTENENFVLKQNSNADGKKYAEMVLQKPLDRETNPNLSLKLIAVDGGTPQRSGTVNIDITVLDVNDNAPVFNQSVYKATVMENSPRDTYVTTVNASDADLGSNSIVTYYLSDLSNGLSDLFTVDEKSGVILITGSVDYEKDKKYELRIDAKDQGGLTDSSKVIIEVIDVNDNAPTISVMSFTSPVSEDSPPGTTIGMINVKDFDSGDNGQVNCRIEQNVPFKIKSNLRNYYTLVTDTALDRETITEYNITVVATDAGMPPLSTKRSFHLKVSDVNDNAPVFSQGVYNAFIAENNSPGVSVLTVSAKDPDENQNARISYILENANIGGSQVSEYVSINSETGVIHAVRSFDYEQIKQLMFVIKAQDGGSPPLSSIVTVKILIQDQNDNPPQVLYPVQTGGSLVAEMVPRSADVGYLVTKVVAVDVDSGQNAWLSYKLQKATDRALFEVGLQNGEIRTIRQVTDKDAVKQRLTVIVEDNGHPLRSATVIVNVAVADSFPEVLSEFTDFTHDKEYNDNLTFYLVLALAVVSFLFITCLVVIISVKIYRWRQSRILYHSNLPVIPYYPPRYSDTLGTGTLQHVYNYEVCRTTDSRKSDCKFGRAGSQNVLIMDPSSTGTMQRIQSEKSILDEPDSPLEVRCNAQSLYLLKNCFSDMNIAIGSWLQFNGKQVLSFRFSTTV, translated from the coding sequence ATGGCATGTGGAATAACACCCTACTCCCGGTGCGTAAAATGGCGCTTTGGCTGCGGACAGAATTGGAAGcttctgttctttgttttttatCTCAACCACATGGTGAGCGGACATATCCGTTATTCAATCCCAGAGGAGATGAAGAAAGGCTCCCTAATCGGTAATGTAGCACAGGACCTTGGTTTGGATCTGAAAAGTCTTCGTTCTGGTCGGGCCCGCATCGTGACTGGAGAAAGCATCCAGTATACTGAGCTGAAGACAGACAAAGGGATTTTAGTCGTGAAAGAGAGAATAGACCGGGAGCAGATTTGTGGAGACGTTACGCCGTGTAGTTTCAGCTTCGATGTCATTCTAGAAAACCCAATGGAGTTACATCAAATTACAGTTGAAATAACAGACATAAATGATAATTCCCCCACGTTCAAAAGAAATAGCATCAATTTTGAAATCAGCGAAATAGCTAATACTGGCGCTCGATTTCCATTGACAAGTGCAGAAGACCCAGATGTGGGTGTCAATGGACTCAGAGAATATTTTTTGACCGAGAATGAGAATTTTGTTCTGAAACAAAACTCCAATGCAGATGGAAAGAAATATGCAGAGATGGTGCTTCAGAAGCCATTAGACAGAGAGACGAATCCTAATCTATCTCTAAAGCTCATAGCTGTAGACGGTGGGACTCCGCAGAGATCTGGTACAGTAAATATAGATATCACTGTTCTTGATGTCAATGATAATGCACCTGTTTTTAATCAGTCGGTGTACAAAGCTACAGTGATGGAGAACTCTCCCAGAGATACTTACGTTACCACTGTTAATGCTAGTGACGCAGATTTGGGGTCAAATAGTATTGTAACGTATTATTTGTCAGACCTCAGCAATGGCCTCAGTGATTTGTTCACAGTAGATGAAAAATCTGGTGTCATTTTAATAACAGGTTCTGTTGATTATGAAAAAGATAAAAAGTACGAACTGAGAATCGATGCAAAGGATCAGGGGGGGTTGACAGATTCAAGTAAAGTCATAATTGAAGTAATTGATGTAAATGACAACGCCCCTACCATAAGCGTCATGTCATTCACAAGTCCTGTGTCCGAAGATTCCCCTCCTGGTACAACCATTGGCATGATAAATGTAAAAGACTTTGATTCTGGTGATAACGGACAAGTAAACTGTAGAATTGAACAAAATGTACCTTTCAAGATTAAATCTAATTTAAGAAATTACTACACCTTGGTAACAGATACTGCATTAGATCGTGAAACTATTACCGAATATAACATCACTGTTGTTGCGACAGATGCAGGAAtgcctcctctctcaacaaaaAGAAGCTTTCATTTAAAGGTCTCTGATGTGAACGATAATGCTCCAGTGTTTTCACAAGGTGTTTACAATGCGTTTATTGCAGAGAATAACTCTCCAGGCGTTTCTGTTCTCACCGTTAGTGCTAAAGATCCTGATGAAAACCAAAACGCCCGTATATCTTATATTCTGGAAAATGCTAATATCGGCGGATCTCAAGTTTCTGAATATGTTTCTATAAATTCAGAAACTGGAGTGATACACGCAGTGCGCTCATTTGATTATGAGCAAATCAAACAGCTTATGTTCGTTATCAAAGCGCAGGATGGAGGCTCTCCTCCACTCAGTAGCATtgtgactgtgaaaatactgatCCAGGACCAGAACGACAACCCTCCTCAGGTTCTGTACCCAGTCCAGACTGGTGGCTCTCTGGTGGCTGAAATGGTGCCTCGTTCAGCAGATGTGGGCTATCTGGTCACTAAAGTGGTGGCTGTTGATGTGGACTCTGGACAGAATGCCTGGCTCTCCTATAAACTGCAGAAAGCCACAGACAGGGCGCTGTTTGAAGTGGGCTTACAGAATGGAGAAATAAGAACTATCCGCCAAGTCACTGATAAAGATGCTGTGAAACAAAGACTGACTGTTATAGTGGAGGACAACGGGCACCCCCTCCGTTCAGCTACAGTCATTGTTAACGTGGCGGTGGCGGACAGCTTCCCTGAAGTGCTGTCCGAGTTCACTGACTTTACACACGACAAGGAGTACAATGACAACCTGACGTTTTACTTAGTGTTGGCTTTGGCTGTagtttccttcctcttcatcacgTGTTTAGTAGTTATTatatcagtgaaaatctacagATGGAGACAGTCTCGCATCCTGTATCACTCCAATCTCCCTGTGATTCCATATTATCCACCACGTTACTCAGACACTTTGGGGACAGGGACTCTCCAACACGTGTACAATTACGAGGTGTGCAGGACGACTGACTCCAGAAAGAGTGACTGTAAGTTCGGCAGAGCTGGTAGTCAGAACGTGCTGATAATGGACCCCAGTTCTACAGGGACGATGCAGCGgatacagagtgaaaagagCATCCTGGATGAACCAGACTCTCCTCTAGAGGTGAGGTGTAATGCACAAAGTCTGTACCTTTTAAAAAATTGTTTCTCTGACATGAATATCGCAATAGGTAGCTGGTTACAGTTTAACGGAAAACAAGTGCTCTCGTTTCGTTTCAGCACCACAGTGTAG
- the LOC120567216 gene encoding protocadherin gamma-A10-like, giving the protein MACMWITARRGRWQALFVILCLFKLSSVTGQARYSVPEEQAEGSFVGNIARDLGLDVARLISGKARIITKGSRQYVDLNRDKGTLVIKERIDREELCGKTTPCSFSFEVILENPIQLHRVTVEVIDINDNSPSFPKDEINLKIVESVASGSRFGLESADDPDVGMNDIQKYLLKPSHHFKLEVQSQPDGAKLIEMVLQNPLDREKEETHTLVLIASDAGEPHRSGTVRIHITVLDANDNAPVCSQPVYKADVQENSPEGTVVTTVSASDADKGVNGEVTFSIAHVAREAKHLFEVNAKTGEIKVAGKLDFEKSQTYQLNVKTSDHGAHSDTCKVVIQIIDENDNVPTIQLMSFSNSISEDSPPGTTIAVLNVDDEDSDGNGVVKCSINSDIPFKIESSLTGYYTIVTEDVLDRESISEYNITITVSDQGSPPLTSSKNINVKVSDVNDSPPKFDQSEYSKTVPENNSPGFSVFTISAKDADWGQNARVSYFLEEKEIHGVAVSSLVSVNSENGVIHAVRSFDYEQIKWFEFNVTARDAGSPPLSSVATVRILIQDQNDNPPQVLYPDQTGGSLVAEMVPRSADVGYLVTKVVAVDVDSGQNSWLSYKLQKATDRALFEVGLQNGEIRTIRQVTDKDAVKQRLTVIVEDNGQPSRSATVIVNVAVADSFPEVLSEFTDFTHDKDYNDNLTFYLVLALAVVSFLFITCLVVIISVKIYRWRQSRILYHSNLPVIPYYPPRYSDTLGTGTLQHVYNYEVCRTTDSRKSDCKFGRAGSQNVLIMDPSSTGTMQRIQSEKSILDEPDSPLEVS; this is encoded by the coding sequence ATGGCGTGTATGTGGATAACCGCTCGCAGAGGCCGATGGCAAGCACTGTTTGTCATTCTTTGTCTTTTCAAGCTGAGCTCAGTTACTGGACAGGCTCGATATTCCGTACCGGAGGAGCAGGCAGAAGGGTCTTTTGTTGGAAACATTGCAAGAGATTTGGGATTGGATGTGGCGAGGCTCATATCAGGTAAAGCTCGTATTATTACAAAAGGAAGCCGACAGTATGTTGATTTAAACCGAGACAAAGGCACCCTTGTTATTAAAGAGCGAATCGACCGAGAAGAGCTGTGTGGAAAGACGACGCCCTGTAGCTTCAGTTTTGAGGTAATTTTAGAAAATCCAATCCAGCTTCATCGGGTAACAGTGGAGGTAATAGACATAAACGATAATAGTCCGTCGTTCCCAAAGGATGAAATCAATTTGAAAATAGTTGAAAGTGTTGCATCAGGATCTCGTTTCGGTCTAGAGAGTGCAGACGACCCTGATGTTGGTATGAATGATATTCAAAAATACCTGCTTAAACCTTCACATCATTTCAAATTAGAAGTACAGAGCCAGCCTGATGGAGCAAAATTGATCGAAATGGTTCTACAAAACCCGTTAGAccgagagaaagaggagactCACACACTCGTGCTGATTGCTTCAGATGCAGGGGAGCCACACAGATCAGGGACAGTGCGAATTCATATCACTGTGCTAGATGCTAACGATAATGCGCCAGTGTGCAGCCAGCCTGTTTATAAAGCAGATGTCCAGGAGAATTCTCCTGAAGGAACAGTGGTAACCACTGTAAGTGCAAGTGACGCAGATAAAGGAGTCAATGGCGAGGTGACATTTTCTATAGCTCATGTCGCCAGAGAGGCAAAGCATCTTTTTGAAGTAAATGCTAAAACTGGAGAGATTAAAGTTGCAGGTAAACTAGATTTTGAAAAATCTCAAACGTATCAGTTAAACGTTAAGACTAGTGACCACGGGGCACACTCAGACACGTGCAAAGTTGTTATTCAAATAATTGACGAGAATGACAACGTCCCTACAATACAGCTGATGTCATTTTCTAACTCGATATCTGAGGATTCTCCTCCAGGTACAACTATAGCTGTCCTTAATGTTGATGACGAAGACTCTGATGGTAACGGTGTTGTCAAATGCTCCATTAACTCTGACATACCTTTCAAAATCGAGTCTTCCTTAACAGGATATTATACTATAGTCACCGAAGACGTCTTAGACAGAGAAAGTATTTCTGAGTATAATATCACCATAACCGTCTCTGACCAAGGCTCCCCCCCTCTGACAAGCAGTAAAAACATCAATGTAAAAGTGTCTGACGTTAATGACAGCCCACCCAAATTTGACCAATCAGAATATAGTAAGACTGTACCAGAGAACAACTCTCCTGGATTCTCTGTATTTACTATCAGTGCTAAAGATGCAGACTGGGGCCAAAACGCTCGAGTTTCTTATTTTCTGGAAGAGAAAGAGATTCATGGGGTAGCTGTGTCTTCGTTAGTGTcagtaaattcagaaaatggtGTCATTCATGCAGTGAGGTCGTTTGATTATGAGCAAATCAAGTGGTTTGAATTTAACGTAACTGCTCGTGATGCTGGATCCCCTCCTCTGAGTTCAGTGGCTACAGTTAGAATACTGATCCAGGACCAGAACGACAACCCTCCACAGGTTCTGTACCCAGATCAGACTGGTGGCTCTCTGGTGGCTGAAATGGTGCCTCGTTCAGCAGATGTGGGCTATCTGGTCACTAAAGTGGTGGCTGTTGATGTGGACTCTGGGCAGAATTCCTGGCTCTCCTATAAACTGCAGAAAGCCACAGACAGGGCGCTGTTTGAAGTGGGCTTACAGAATGGAGAAATAAGAACTATCCGCCAAGTCACTGACAAAGATGCTGTGAAACAAAGACTGACTGTTATAGTGGAGGACAACGGGCAGCCCTCTCGTTCAGCTACAGTCATTGTTAACGTGGCGGTGGCGGACAGCTTCCCTGAAGTGCTGTCTGAGTTCACTGACTTTACACACGACAAGGACTACAATGACAACCTGACTTTTTACTTAGTGTTGGCTTTGGCTGTagtttccttcctcttcatcacgTGTTTAGTGGTTATTatatcagtgaaaatctacagATGGAGACAGTCTCGCATCCTGTATCACTCCAATCTCCCTGTGATTCCATATTATCCACCACGTTACTCAGACACTTTGGGGACAGGGACTCTCCAACACGTGTACAATTACGAGGTGTGCAGGACGACTGACTCCAGAAAGAGTGACTGTAAGTTCGGCAGAGCTGGTAGTCAGAACGTGCTGATAATGGACCCCAGTTCTACAGGGACGATGCAGCGgatacagagtgaaaagagCATCCTGGATGAACCAGACTCTCCTCTAGAGGTCAGTTAA